ACACTCGTTCAAATAGAAGATATGTCCTGTAGTGCTCTTCCCATCATCTGGATCCACATTGTAACTTGCATCGCTGTACCCTACGAGCTCCTGTCTTCCATCATTCCTGTAGAACAAACCAAGAGAAGTCGTTCCCTTTAGATAACGTAAGACCTGTTTGAGCGCAGCTCCATGTGACGTCTTAGGATCATGCATATAGCGGCTTAGGACCCCAACACTCTGAGCTAGATCAGGTCTCGTATGAATTAGATATCGTAGACATCCAATATTTCTTCTAAACGCCCTTTCATTGATTGCTTCTTCAGAGGTCGCTTTAGATAGTTTGAGCCCTACTTCCATTGGAATATGAACCGCATTGCACTCAGCCATCCCCGTCTCCTCCAAGATCTTGACAGCATATCGTTCTTGTTTCAGAACTACTCCTCCTTGTACCTGAAGAACCTCGATGCCAAGATAATAGTTGAGCTTCCCGAGATCACTCATCTCAAACTTTAGTGCCATTTCTTGTTTGAACTCGCATATATCTTCTAGACTCGAACCTGTAACCAGCAAATCATCAACATAAACTGCTACAAGTAGCAGTGAGTTAGGCATTCTTCTTCGAAACAGAGACGGTTCTTTAGATGACTTGACAAATTTAAGCTCCTTCAGAATCCGATTTAGCTTGATATTCCATGCCCTCGGGGCTTGCTTCAAACCATACAAAGCCTTATGTAACTTATAGACTTTGCTCTCACTTCCTTTTATCTTGAACCCCTCAGGTTGAGAAACAAACACTTCCTCTTGTAGCTCGCCATGGAGGAAGGCTGTTTTTACATCAAGGTGATGTATCTCCCATCTATTAGATGCAGCTAATGCAATGATTACTCGTACTGTCTCCATCCTAGCCACAGGAGCAAATACCTCCTCAAAGTCCACTCCGTAACGCTGAACATAACCCTTTGCAACGAGTCTAGCTTTGTACTTATTTATGCTTCCATCTGCATTATGTTTCACTTTGAAGatccacttcaaaccaattGCCTTACACCCAGCCGGAAGGTCAACAAGAGTCCATGTATGGTTCTTTTTTATTGAGCTTATTTCCTCTTCACATGCGTCTCTCCATACCTTCTCTGTTCTGGCCTCATTCCAGTCCCATGGCTCTTCATTAATGGTCAAAAGAATCCGCTCTGCTTCCTCCATTGACTCAGATAATAGCACATAGTCTTCCAAGTATCTGGGCTTGACACTTTCTCTTGCTGATCTTCTTACCATCGGAtgctcctctgtttcttcttctatcTCAGTATCACTAGTTACTTCATCTTCCTCGCTAGAACTTTCAGCAGCTTTATCAGTTTCTTCTCGAGTTTGGATCTCTGGGAGTGTGATCATTACCGAgttttgcttctccttcttgcTTGAGTTCCACTTCCATACTCTGTTTTCATCAAAAACCACATCCCGGCTTACTACTATCTTCCGGTTGATCGGATCATATAAGCGATACGCCTTTGACCCTGGCTCCACTCCTAGATGCACCAACGTTCTAGACCTGTCATCTAGCTTTCTCAGATACGGTGCTTCACTTCTTGCAAAACAGACACAGCCAAAAACACGTAAGTGTTCAACGTTTGGCTTTTTCTTCTTCAAGCATTCGTATGGAGTCATGACTTTAAGCGTACGGGTTGCCACTCGGTTGATAACATAAGTCGAATGTCTCACTCCTTCTCCCCATAAATAGTTTGGTACCTCCATAGCTTTCATGATACTTCTCGTCATCTCCATCAAAGTCCGGTTTCGCCTCTCAACaaccccattttgttgtgggGAATAAGGTGCGGTGAGGTGACGTTGTATCCCTTGACTATCACAGAAACTCTTGAACTCGTTTGATGTGAATTCCCCTCCTCTGTCTGTTCTGAAAATCTTAATTTTCTCTCCAGTTTCTCTCTCAACCAATTCTTTAAACCTTTGAAACTTAGCAAAAGCTTCGCTCTTCTCTTGCAACAGGATTGACCACATGTAGCGTGTGTGGTCATCAATTAGAACGAAGATATATTTATTACCTCCTGCCGTTGATGGTGATATTGGCCCGCAGAGATCACCATGTACGAGTTCCAGAGCTTGTGAAGCACGAAACGAAGTTGCGTTTGGAAAGCTTGTCCTAGTCTGTTTTCCTAGAAAACATGATGCACACTTCTCCTTCTCTACTCGTATGTTAGGTATACCAGTAACCATCTTCTTTCTCATCATCGACTTCATGTTCTCTAGCCCCACATGTCCAAGTCTTGAGTGCCAAAGAGTAGAATCACTGTCCTGTCTTAGAAGCAAACATTTAGTATTATCAACTTCCATGACTACCTTGTATAGCCGATTTCTGGACCTTATAGCCTTCACAAGTAGTTTTCCTTCTTGATCATATAGCGTGAGATAGTCTTCCTTCATTCGTACGTCACATCCAGCCTCTGTTGCTTGCCCTAGGCTGACGATGTTACTTCTCAACTCCGGAATGTAATATACGTTGCTCAAGACTTTTCTCTTTCCATCTTTGCTTATGAACACTATCGATCCTTTACCCTTTATATCAATTCGAGAGTCATCCCCGAATCTCACTTTTCCTGTCACCTTCTCATCGATCACAGAAAAATAATCTCGATTCCCAGACATATGGTTACTTGCTCCGTTGTCTAAGTACCAGATGTTGTCTTGATCAGTGTGTATATCAAACTTGCTTGGTGTGACTTTCTGCTCGTTTAGATAAACTACCTCATTGACCATCAACTCCTCTGCTTCTCGAGTGCTTTCATCATCATTCTCCTGTGTCTCTTGAAGCTTCAGTAAACGGTCAGGACAGTTATACGCATAGTGACCAGTTTTGTCACAACGATAGCATACAACTTTCGAGGTATCTCGTCCTTGTTTCCAGTCTCTCTGATTATTGTACCTTCCCCGTCCTCTTCCTCTAAGACCTGAGAAACGTCCACCTTGTCCTCTTCCTCGTCCACTACCACCATCTTGGTCTCCTTGAGCATCCATGTTCGCATACATGAGCTTTCCTTGCTCCTCATTATGATCCTCATCTTGAATTCGCTCCTCATATGCTTTCAGTCTTCCCACTATGTCCTCAAAGCTAGTGGTATTAAGGTTGAGAACCTGTTCAAGAGCAGCAATAATCTGTATGTACTTCTTCTTTGGTAGGCTATGAAGAAACTTCTTTACTAGCTTTGGCTCATCAATTGTTTCTCCTAAGGCTGAAGATTTTGAAGATATCTCTGTGATCCTTCCAGAGAACTCGTCTATAGTCTCTGTGTCTTTCATCTTTAGTCTTTGGAAGTCATCCATTAATGTCTGCAGCCTAGCTTCACGCACCCGGTCAGCTCCTATATGTCTCTGTTTTATTGCCTCCCAAACTTCTTTTGCTGTCTTAAGAGTACCAAATTGTAGTAGTAGCCCTTCTGGGATGGACTGAAACAGTAGAGCTCGAGCCATATTGTTCTTATCTCCATCATCTATTCCTGGTTCTATTGTTTCCCACACCATATGTACTTTGAGCATCACATCCATCCGCATACTCCACACTGTGTAGTTTGTGGTGGTAAGCATCGGACATTGGATTGCAGAAAGTCTACTTCCCTTTGGTTTGCTTGTCGCCACAACTATATCCTTGTCTCCCATATCTCTGTCGTCTCTCAGTGCTTACTTTGTCTTTCTCGGAAGTTTTTTGTTTAAGCTTTCAataatgctctgataccacttattGAAACGTAAACACAAGACACCAAGAATTCCTCAATAAGTACTCACTTATATTAATCTCAAACTCACAACTTCTCAAGTCATGttacatctctttatatagtcATGACAACTCCTAATATCATTAGGTAAAACAACACaagataaatcctaaactcattAAGATAACAACAACTTTATAGATAACTCTTATCCTAATCTCATATGATAACTTCTCTCCTAAGTTATCTCAAGCTTATGTCAACAATTTAAATGGTTTAAACCATTTAAGAATACCTTTCAAAGAACCTTTCAAAGAACCTCAACAAGTACAGGCATAGATCATCAAACGGTTGTTGATTTACAAGAGatatttttttccctttttccATGATtctaattagttatattttatgttacAAATAAATGATTGATCAATGCAACTcataacatttattttctttaccaaaatatattttagaacatTTATCCTATGGACTTCCAGAAAACTGAACCGTTTATTTTTTGAACCTTGAGTTATTGGGAGATGAATTTGTATATAGTTTGTAAATTTAAAGAgttgatagatttttaaaattatgtggattgtgaaatatatatacattgactTACAAAACTtgatcataatatttttataaattggtATAGATTTTCATGAATTTGGATTACgaaaaaatattcattaaagAGGTAAATTTGTTCTATAGATATAAAGAGTAATaaagaatattataaaaaacaaaaaaataaataaaatttttatctttctataattttgaattatatgttttcaaattcgaatttttataaaaaaatatgatttttcaattttcttttcaaatttctatttttagattttcgttttgaaatttgaaaatgctttttcaaactatgttttaaaatatattttcaaattttaaatatttataattataattatatattcaaaatgataaaaataaatataattatatattcaaaattgaaaaggtatataaaatttaatgaattattgTTTTCGATATATAATTTGGATTTACGGAAGAATAGAATTATcacatggattttgaaaatcatttggttacatatgatattttgaaatttgagtCTTATGAAtagaaatgaataaaatttattttccagTAACAATAGATTTAGTTAGAATTATAGAATCACTAAtaacaaaactttttgaataacaatggatttgaatggattttgaaatttcttaaaccaataaaaataaattttattaaaaaaattgaaatcaaacAACCAATGGAATCTCAAAATTTAAAGTTTCGAGAATTCACGTACAGATAAACTCTCTTAAGGCATGACAAAAAGTTGTTCAAGTCCCGTCTTTCATGTTTTGTTTTCAACACGAGACGGCTAAAGTTGTTGAACATTCTGAGATGGGCTACCtagtcaagaaaaaaaactacCCGAAGTAGTTTGGTTGAATAGGTCTGTCTACTTAATTACTGGATAAGCAACGGGCTCTTGGACGAGTCCGCAAACTATATACATCTCTTGACTTTATCACGCGCGAACAAATACAGTCAGTATATACAAGTACACTACATCATACTTGATAcctaattttatatacatatactccAAAGAGTTTGATTTAAACAGCTATGAACTTTGATATAGTACAGAACACGATGTCATGTATCATTTTCGAATATACATAATTAGGTATATAATTAGGTATGACGTAGTGTACTCCCGCAAATGATCAGCATttttggaatatatatataattaggtATAATGTAGTGTACATCGTACAAATAACTTATAAAATACgataatacaataataaataaacgAAAAGAATTTTCTTAGACAAGTTGTCAAAGGTATGTGTGGAGAATCAAAATGAATCTTTTTAACTGCCACAACGGTaagttccttttttttgtttcttacttTCTCAAGCTAGTAGTTCATGCCTCCATTCATTAGAACTATATTGAGAAGTTGAAGTATTGGCCGACAGAATAAGCAATCTGGTTTCccttaaaacaaaatttcaggAACTGAATTTTGATTAAACTAAAACGCGcataaacttctttttttttgaaacttaaacGCGCATTTGTTTCATTCATAATGATAGTGAAGAATATAAGCAAAGCCTGTCCCGTTGCATTTATGGATAGCTCCCATGTTTCTGGCTTCGTATAAACAGCTCTTATCCGTAAAATGCCGTTGTTGTTAAATTTCCAACATGATCATATTCCCAAGGCATTATTAGGTTTTGAATATTGTGGGACATATATAGTATTCATATGTGATAACAGAGATCTGTGAAGTCACATAAACATTTGTATCAATGATTGTCAATGTTTATTCAGTTCGCTTTCAATCCAAAATGAATGACAATCAGTAACTAGCTTAGTCTGTTAAAGATCACAAAgcaataaaaacataaacttttcCAAGACAAAATTTCTTAATATCCAGTCCAAATATACTAGTGATCTtaagaaattttgaaattaagaaATTTCTTAATATCCAGTCCAAAATTTCTTAATATCCAGTCCAAATATACTAGTGATCTTAATATCTAGTGATACTAAAATATCCACAACTGTCACATGTTATTATTGGAAAGAGAATACCGTTAACTTAAGAGAAATGGTAATGCCATATCTCGCCTTAAGCCGTAGCGTccatttattttggttaaatggTTGAACATAAGAAACTAATGACTACATCTTTGTTGACTAGTTATTGACAACAATACTATGTATAGTTGTTAATAACAATACTATGTAAACTCATATGATACAGTAGATCTGGTCGCTGATTCGATTCAGCAAATCTATCTTCCCTGATCAATGACAATCCTTGTGAATTCGTGGACGAGTAATATGaactctctttgtttcttttttggcCTGTATGATCCATAAGGCGTAAGAACAGAGATAAATGGATTGGAGCTAATATTTTTGTGTCTagaatttgttttttcaataaGTGTAAACAAAGAATTACAAGAACCCCATAAAATAGATGCAACTAGTAAATACATTTTGTACAGTATACTATATACCGCCGATCATTGGAATTATGCTACTCACTCGGATAAAAGCCCTTTGTAGTATATTTGAATCTAAAGTTGCCTATAATAATAACAGTTAAGTAAAATTGCCACATTGGTTCCGTCTGGTTAAGAGTGTTTTCCCTGGAGTTTATGCCTTTTCGGTTGCGAAACTTAGTTGAAAACTAATTTATAGATTAATCAGTTtagtgttttaatatataaagcaTACATGGGAACATAGCTTGAGGTCGCAAGTGTATATAACGAGTACACAAAAGATATCTAATTTTTGCACCAACTCACACGGGAAACCTAACTACCTAAGTAGCCAAAAGACAGAAGTCCTTAAAATTCTATCACAgtgaacaaagaaagaaaatcaaaagtTCTGCTTCACATGCTCTTAGATTAATGTTGGTGAAAGAGACCATGAAATGATAACTCTTGTCTCCCTACTTTTAGTATTGGAagtacttttttcttttcttttatatatccATCTGCATGTACATTGTTGAACGAGAGAATCCTTTAGCTCTTTTTAATGGATACCACTATCACAATTAGTAGGAACATATCGTGCACTACatgtatattataatattatgtgACCATCGATGATATTTATGATAATCACTTAACATGCGCCCAGGGACCCAAATATGGAGATATTACTTTCCTTTCTTTAATTCAACTTGCAGACTTGCAGTAAAAGTCAATTAATCATGTTCATCAAAGTATCCATTATATACTTTGGCAGAAGAAATTAAAATTGAGGTTTCACTCACCTGACCCCTTAAACTCTTTTCGTCtggtaatattaaaatttgatgaagGAATACATTTGACTATTTGAGGGTTACATAAACTGGCTGGCTGTTTCCAACACAAAAAAGGATATGAATACTATAGAAATTTGAAAATGCATGCATCGTAACCTAGTAGTATAAACAAAACTGATAAAAGGCAAAAATATTTAGCTATGCTTGAGgttgttatatattttcttaaagattttaattatttgctTACGGTTTCTAGAAACTCGGCAAGATCTGCAGACAGAAATTGACAATCCGACTATAGATTGTAAATCTTCGTACgactattatattaaaatattgacgGTGGCTATAGTATAGCgatgttaatattattatttattttttaaaattgagctgtttttttttgttcaacattgagctgtttgtttctttttcaaaaCTGAGCTGTTCAGTTCTGTAATATTCACGTGAAATTTGGAAACGAAGATGTGAGTCCTTATTTTTTTTCCACGAGCAGTGATAGGTTTAATAATTGAAAAAGGGATTCCATCAAACTTTTCTCAATGTATTGGTGGAAAAAGTTCGGTTACTCGCCTCTTTTGCTGACAATGGAATCCACTTCTCATTGACTCCATGCATCTTTAGTTGTTTATACACATTGCTTTCATCTTCGTATACTTTCTCTgtacaaaattgaaaaatatgttattagagGAAGCATTCGTTCCCGCTCTTTTTCGTTGAACTTGATTTTTCTTGGATAAAGACAAGAAACCGTATTGTATCCCAAGAAAAAAcgaacaagaaaacaaaagacCTTTAAAGAGTATAGACTATATTGTGAGTGAGTGAGACCAATGTCAGTAAACTATGATACTGGTCTTCCAGGAAATAGTTACGGGCCTTACggcaaaataaattaatattaaaatgtttataattactACTTCCAGCAAaacaaggaaaaagaaaaactatatacattatataatatttaaaagatacGCCCACTAAAATGATTTTAATCTCGTTCATGTAAAAAATGTATAAGAATGATTTGCAAAAAGAATTGAATTATACTTATATGTTGTTTAAAACGTTTTTCAGTATTgggataaaaattaaaatgactcGTTTGGTTTTCTTCTACTGTTTACTTGCTAAGAAAAGTATTCACCAAGTACTTCGAAGATcgttaatttttttgtgaaaacacTAGTAATTGACGAAAACATGGAGATCCACCTAAGAACAAGCCCGAATGGTTTCTTCCATTGACAAACAAGTAAAGAATTGTATTGATTCTCTCAGAGGAAGTGGCAGGTACAACAGCTCTTTGGGGGTTGTGGTTTGATATCAGATGGTTGAAGACttgaatttttgattttaagatCATTCTTTCAATGTATTTCAATCCATTTTACACAGAGTTACAACCATTGTACATAAGTTTTTgagttgaataaatttaaaattcattaaaaagacACTAGTTTCTCTCTGAATATGGAATCCGTCAACTATATTACTTTGAATTTGAGTTGTGcgattttattttcatagctataCAGTTATACTACTGATAAATAATATTCTTATAGTTTGCGCGGTAAAAATATAAAGTGGAGTTAGTTGAGATAATGTTACAAGAAATTATACAATCATGTGCTATCATTTTATCTTTatctttttagttatttaactaattattgAAATCTTGAAAGAAAGCTACATACCTGAAAAAGCTTGATTTGCTTTAAACAGTCCAACAAGTGTTTACTTATTTATATGTCCTTCCCTCCCTAAGCTAGACTCCATTCTCTTTCTATCCCTCTCTAACACAATTttaaaagagaatcaaaagctCAGTTTAGCAGAATTTATGGATAACCAGAACAATGCTCTTCTTGGCTGGCCTTACTATTCTCATGGAAAGGTAAAATTtacattttctctttttttttaacactttaCTTTCTCTTTCTAAAGTTGAGTTTCTTCCCTTCCCTCTCCAAAGCAATGTTCTTCTTTTGCTTTTGATTTATCTTTCTTTCAATGATGTTTTTGCTTAAATGGGTGCATAGTGTCTGTCCGAAACAAGAATTTtcttgaagattttttttaccCTTCTTGGTTGTTCTAAACACCTGAATCTAAACCTAGTTGCTAAACTCAACTGGATTTACATAATGATGGTCTTAATCTGCCACCAGGTGACTCAATCCTTGATGTcttgaatttttataaaatggttTGCCTTAACATGCAACTAGGTGACACCAAACTTTAGGGATCCTCTGTTCTGTCCCAGCTAGCTTatcttaacatatttttttcctctgttttttttttcttctttcgtgctctaatttttttttctacttcTGTGAAATTTACAGACTACAGAGGAGCTAAGACACTCTCTTTTGTGCACAACACTAGATCTTGAACAAACAAAGATGTTTGCTCATGAGGAAATAAGGAAAAGAGATGAACAATTGATCCATCTCAGAGACATCCTAACCAAAACCATCAAAGAAAGAGACGAGGCTCTCGAGAAATGCCAACGTCTCATGTTGGATAACAACTCGCTTCAACACCAGCAGCAAAAGGATATGACTCCTCCTTTATCAGGAGCTTCAAGCATTGAAGATGAAACATTGCAGCCTCAACAAGTAGCATCCAACAAGGGTTTCTCGTCCTCGGATTGCGAAGAAAGCTTTATGTCAGCCAATGATCATGTCATGAACCCACACTCATCTCAGCTTGAAAATGTCTCAGGAAATGAGACTATGGATCCTTTGTTTATAGAGAAGCCATTGCCTGAAAAGGGTAAACTCTTACAAGCTGTTATGAAGGCAGGGCCATTGCTTCAGACACTACTCTTAGCCGGTCCATTACCTCAATGGCAACACCCACCACCGCTTCTCAAGACTTTCGAGATCCCTCCAGTCACCATCCAATGTCCAAATGTCAACAATGGCTGTGGAAAATTCAACAGGAAGAGAGTATTCTCAGATGAGTCGTTTTCAAAAACTAAGTATCAGAAACTTCTTCTCCACTAACCAACACAGTTCTGGCCGCTGGTTTTGATTCTTACTCAAGTAGTACTATTAGTCATCTAATATACCATCACATAGGTCAGTTTCAGGGTTAATCTCACTTAGGGGTCAAGTGAGAGTGGTCTTTTGTACATTAGGGCTTTTGATTATGCTCCATTGTGAGGGGACAGAGTCTGATccatttagggtttagatttagagTGATGGGAAAGAAAGACCACAAAAAAAACTCCCCtggttttattttaatactatGTGAGAGTTTGCTATTTCACTTTATTTCTATAGGGATGcttgctgtttttttttggtttgggttttgtatCTCGAATGTTTTGGCTCCATAATGCGTTGAGTTAgggtttgtttttttccttcttcttatGTTCAAGATTTTTCCATCTACCACCAGCTGGGGGTGTATATCATGTTGTATCTAAAGCTCAAGACTTAAGCTTCactgatttttcttcttctaaatgtGATGTTATGTTCCTGGCTTCATAGTGTAATGTTATGTTCCTGGCTTCATAGTGTAATTAGTTATATTAaagatgttttattttttgtcgCCTTCATGGGGGTGTGCTTGAATGATTTTTCAACTTTgagataatttatttaatttttgctTTATGGAGAGATGTCGTTAATGAAGCCCAACAACCAAAACTTCCAAGAGCCCAAAAGCTACTTTCTCGAGTCGGGTGGGACCTGAAGATCTGGAGTTGGATCTCCTTGTCCTCGTAACATAGTAGTGTAGGTTGGTTCATAGATTGTTTGACCTTGGTGGTGGTCAGTATATTATTTTACCGGGTTAGAACCACTACTTTCAAACTAACTTAAATTAAATTGAGGTTGTGGATGATATGGTGTTCACGAGTTTGAAGGAACTGCCCACTAGGGTTTATAGGGTCGTCGtataaacccaaatcttagaatTAATTAtggattttgtttgtttcataaaCTTTC
This genomic stretch from Raphanus sativus cultivar WK10039 chromosome 3, ASM80110v3, whole genome shotgun sequence harbors:
- the LOC130509595 gene encoding uncharacterized protein LOC130509595, with the translated sequence MDNQNNALLGWPYYSHGKTTEELRHSLLCTTLDLEQTKMFAHEEIRKRDEQLIHLRDILTKTIKERDEALEKCQRLMLDNNSLQHQQQKDMTPPLSGASSIEDETLQPQQVASNKGFSSSDCEESFMSANDHVMNPHSSQLENVSGNETMDPLFIEKPLPEKGKLLQAVMKAGPLLQTLLLAGPLPQWQHPPPLLKTFEIPPVTIQCPNVNNGCGKFNRKRVFSDESFSKTKYQKLLLH